A region of the Pseudomonadota bacterium genome:
AAATCTGACAAAACTAAACCGCTGGTGATGACAGTAGACAGCGGCAGGGATTGCCGTAAACTATAAAACATGGAGGATTTTGAATGCTGAAGAAATTGTTTTTATTGACAGCGGCTGTGGTGCTTCTGGTAGCCGTACAGGTAGGCGTCGGCGCGGCCGAACTCGTAGTTAACGGCGGTTTTGAAACCGGTGATTTTTACGGATGGAATGAGTACGCAGTTTATCTTAATCCTCCTGGTGGTAGCCTTCCTGTTTATTCAGGGACCTACGCGGCATATTTTGCTTCGGTAGGCTACGACGGTTATCTATCCCAGAGTATTTCAACCGTTGCGGGCCAGACATATACCATCTCCTACTATCTAAAAAATTGGGGCGGTTCATATAATGAATTCAGCTTAGCAATTAATAGCGGAACTCTTGCCGGGTCTGTTCTGGTTAATGCTGATACCTTCGATTGGACTAATTATCAGTTTAATTTCACGGCTACAAGCAGCGCTACGAATCTGACATTCTACGGTCGTCAGGACCCTACCGCTTATTTCCTTGATAATGTATCTGTAACAAATGCGCCTGTTCCCATCCCTTCAG
Encoded here:
- a CDS encoding carbohydrate binding domain-containing protein, producing MLKKLFLLTAAVVLLVAVQVGVGAAELVVNGGFETGDFYGWNEYAVYLNPPGGSLPVYSGTYAAYFASVGYDGYLSQSISTVAGQTYTISYYLKNWGGSYNEFSLAINSGTLAGSVLVNADTFDWTNYQFNFTATSSATNLTFYGRQDPTAYFLDNVSVTNAPVPIPSALLLFAPGLAGLAAIRRRFTK